A portion of the Leptospira inadai serovar Lyme str. 10 genome contains these proteins:
- a CDS encoding TIGR04388 family protein gives MKSKLKKRIVLDEGRCPNPKQPGPKGAAILLLLSFLTSSIFSPLLSLNALNTLNAKNDASFQAEAQAAASYATNVQSLAKTMLQGGSFQSWVQGQIQDKVNSAMAQALANATGMSPDMAAQLVSWFEKNQAEKKAKAKARTEEITSGLVTVASIALSFVAGPEMMAVGQAVLQAAQGYQNGGMEGALVGAASGAATAYAREFGVNVGVSYSYSGGFGGTLGLGSSKLNAGVTFSQHGSTSFNVGGSYGNVSYNPTSGFSGSVNLTPGENAGVMVNVAQHSGPSLTVQGSDEASGIGGSVTIDGKGNTTVAATYRNATVVSATGNVHDPSSFGNLKGNENFNSDLNQNLAMGKADENLKAGTAELAAGRNKIAETGNEAQREILNNENASAQDQHGVLATLASAGEFLTDPSSASTWLGRTAQDVVGSFLGSTGLGASDSNGFIDKNGEYVQRSCFTAGTLIRTKEGLKPIEKIEIGDLVLSLDPKTGEVSYKKVSRLFSKETPLIHRVTYTNGNVINTTWNHPFFIRGKGFTEARHIQPEERSVTVTSIRNSYRIERSSGIQIGASFASLGSQSSNSNSATWKDEIRGTVGIAKIEEIYEKTKVYNIEVEDNHTYFVGKDGVLVHNDASCGPGYVAGLKEAIASNGGELLGGQTLEERKAETALLREQAPNKKEFDAFYETGKTHVEVGKEAALWYSGEKVLQYVGKGLIKGTEMFLGTEAGINVASKVKGWFGVGEEAAVNSGRRAAGSAEVGVGEQVAIGQKPKYDPATFRDEVAAWDSTKANRFKRAENFYTKGGVAQGPGLDSELRGINFDKPIANTTLKEGEYVYQYVRAEKGKPLLDRQGNYFVKDPSTPMDTIGINPSDERMLVKYKVTSETNSLKSSAADTIWGDGGEVFKGGSTQYYIPNSRSKGLKFAGIVQ, from the coding sequence ATGAAATCAAAGCTAAAAAAACGGATCGTGTTGGATGAGGGCCGCTGCCCGAACCCGAAGCAGCCCGGCCCGAAGGGCGCGGCCATACTCCTTCTTTTATCTTTCCTTACGTCATCCATCTTCTCGCCTTTACTCTCACTTAACGCCCTAAATACACTGAACGCGAAAAACGATGCGTCTTTCCAAGCGGAAGCGCAGGCGGCAGCAAGCTATGCGACAAACGTACAAAGCCTCGCAAAGACAATGCTACAAGGCGGGAGCTTCCAATCCTGGGTGCAAGGACAGATCCAGGATAAGGTTAATAGCGCGATGGCTCAAGCGCTCGCAAACGCAACGGGGATGTCTCCGGACATGGCGGCTCAACTCGTAAGCTGGTTTGAAAAAAATCAGGCGGAGAAAAAAGCGAAAGCCAAGGCAAGAACGGAAGAGATCACATCGGGACTCGTGACAGTGGCGAGTATCGCGTTATCCTTCGTGGCGGGACCTGAGATGATGGCCGTGGGACAGGCGGTACTGCAAGCGGCGCAAGGGTATCAAAACGGAGGAATGGAAGGAGCCCTCGTAGGGGCAGCGAGTGGAGCCGCAACGGCTTATGCGAGAGAGTTTGGAGTGAACGTGGGAGTATCGTATAGCTACTCGGGAGGGTTTGGAGGAACACTCGGATTAGGATCTTCTAAACTCAACGCGGGAGTTACATTTTCCCAACACGGAAGCACTTCGTTTAACGTGGGAGGGAGCTACGGAAACGTAAGCTATAACCCTACGAGCGGGTTTAGCGGGTCCGTGAACCTTACGCCTGGAGAGAATGCTGGGGTCATGGTGAATGTTGCTCAGCATAGCGGACCTAGTTTAACAGTCCAGGGATCCGATGAAGCTTCTGGAATTGGAGGTTCCGTAACGATAGATGGTAAGGGAAATACCACAGTAGCGGCGACGTATAGAAATGCCACAGTCGTATCGGCTACCGGGAATGTACACGATCCGAGTAGTTTCGGGAATCTGAAGGGCAATGAGAATTTTAATAGTGATCTGAATCAGAACCTTGCCATGGGTAAGGCGGACGAGAATCTAAAGGCCGGAACTGCAGAGTTAGCAGCCGGTAGAAATAAGATCGCAGAGACCGGAAATGAAGCTCAGAGAGAAATCTTAAACAATGAGAATGCGAGTGCACAGGACCAGCACGGTGTCTTGGCGACCCTTGCTAGTGCCGGCGAATTTTTAACGGATCCTAGTTCTGCGTCTACGTGGTTGGGACGGACTGCACAGGATGTTGTGGGGAGTTTCCTTGGTAGCACGGGACTGGGGGCCAGTGATAGTAATGGGTTTATAGATAAGAATGGAGAGTATGTCCAGAGAAGTTGCTTCACAGCCGGGACACTCATTCGAACCAAAGAGGGCTTAAAGCCGATCGAGAAAATCGAGATTGGGGATTTAGTCTTATCGTTAGATCCGAAGACGGGAGAAGTGTCTTATAAGAAAGTATCTCGACTCTTCTCTAAAGAGACACCACTCATTCATAGAGTCACGTATACTAACGGAAACGTAATCAATACGACTTGGAACCACCCTTTCTTTATTCGAGGAAAAGGATTTACCGAAGCTCGTCACATTCAACCAGAAGAGAGATCAGTCACGGTTACGAGTATACGGAACTCTTATCGTATTGAGAGAAGTTCCGGAATACAAATCGGGGCTTCTTTTGCATCCTTAGGAAGCCAGTCTTCCAATTCTAATTCAGCGACTTGGAAAGACGAAATTCGAGGAACGGTTGGAATTGCTAAGATCGAAGAAATCTATGAGAAGACGAAGGTCTATAACATTGAAGTCGAAGACAATCACACGTATTTTGTGGGGAAAGACGGGGTTCTTGTACATAACGATGCAAGCTGCGGACCTGGATACGTCGCAGGCTTAAAAGAAGCCATAGCCTCTAATGGAGGAGAACTGCTCGGTGGTCAGACCTTAGAAGAGAGGAAAGCTGAGACTGCTTTATTAAGAGAGCAAGCTCCGAACAAAAAAGAATTCGATGCGTTTTATGAGACAGGTAAGACACACGTTGAAGTCGGTAAGGAAGCTGCACTCTGGTATAGCGGTGAGAAGGTACTTCAATATGTAGGGAAGGGTCTTATTAAAGGAACAGAAATGTTCCTTGGGACTGAAGCCGGGATTAATGTCGCAAGCAAAGTCAAAGGTTGGTTTGGTGTTGGAGAGGAAGCGGCTGTCAACAGTGGGCGGAGAGCAGCCGGATCGGCTGAAGTCGGAGTTGGCGAACAAGTTGCCATTGGGCAAAAACCAAAGTACGATCCAGCGACGTTTAGAGATGAAGTGGCGGCTTGGGATAGCACAAAAGCTAATCGATTTAAGAGAGCTGAAAACTTTTATACAAAGGGCGGAGTTGCTCAGGGGCCAGGTCTTGACTCAGAATTAAGAGGTATTAATTTTGACAAACCGATAGCAAATACTACTTTAAAAGAAGGAGAATACGTTTATCAATATGTAAGAGCGGAAAAAGGGAAACCCTTACTTGACAGACAAGGAAATTATTTCGTAAAAGATCCTAGTACGCCAATGGATACAATAGGGATTAATCCAAGTGATGAACGAATGCTTGTTAAATATAAGGTTACCAGTGAAACTAACAGTTTGAAATCATCAGCAGCGGATACAATTTGGGGGGATGGCGGAGAAGTTTTTAAAGGTGGGTCAACTCAATATTATATTCCAAATTCGAGATCCAAAGGGTTAAAATTTGCTGGGATAGTTCAATGA
- a CDS encoding TIGR04388 family protein, whose protein sequence is MKSKLKKQIVLDEGGGANPKQPGPQGAAILLLLSFLTSSIFSPLLSLNALNTLNAKNDASFQEEAQVAASYATNVQSLAKTMLQGGTFQSWVQGQIQDKVNCAMAQALANATGMSPDMAAQLVSWFEKNQAEKKAKAKARTEEITSGLVTVASIALSFVAGPEMMAVGQAVLQAAQGYQNGGMEGALVGAASGAATAYAREFGVNVGVSYSYSGGFGGTLGLGSSKLNAGVTFSQHGSTSFNVGGSYGNVSYNPQSGFSGSVNLTPGENTGVMVNVAQHSGPSLTVQESNEASGIGGSVTIDGKGNTTVAATYRNATVVSATGNVHDPSSFGNLKGNENFNSDLNQNLLSQHGSTSFNVGGSYGNVSYNPQSGFSGSVNLTPGENTGVMVNVAQHSGPSLTVQESNEASGIGGSVTIDGKGNTTVAATYRNATVVSATGNVHDPSSFGNLKGNENFNSDLNQNLAMGKADENLRAGNAELAAGRSKIAETGNEAQREILNNENASAQDQHGVLATLASAGEFLTDPSSASTWLGRTAQDVVGSFLGSTGLGASDSNGFIDKDGNYRQRTCFTAETLIRTTDGLKRIDQIQVGDFVLSINENTGKVSYKRVTQLFVHDVGLIHKVTYENGSTLNTTWNHPFYLRSTGWTEVKDIRLNERSVTIASIRNSEKAKVNSNSGVLLGASLASLNKQTSNQEYSTSWKNEYRGTLGITKVEEVYTNTKVYNFEVEDNHTYFVGKDGVLVHNYLPEFADQINQRVTEIKGAINDPVGTAKAVAENQFSKEGLQRTAVDALTLGQGRNIENLVNATGVNGEEAAARAHANFVFDGVLGVATEGVGKVLSSLRGLSGAAKEVSAGSKATGPAAAEEGGALRTIKATEASRFTGAGDATTSPWLKDTRPGVAEHIGSFRDGGSFLVPESAYKGFIEGKSQIGRSSGQFITTKAEMDRLLLNTGGDTGKINKALGVNWNEPLYRIDVHNPLLHNARLPIGIEGGANSKFRWGGYTSGGKPEVVIDPVKKGQFTANKIQ, encoded by the coding sequence ATGAAATCAAAGCTAAAAAAACAGATCGTGTTGGATGAGGGCGGCGGCGCGAACCCGAAGCAGCCCGGCCCGCAGGGCGCGGCCATACTCCTCCTTTTATCTTTCCTTACGTCATCCATCTTCTCGCCTTTACTCTCACTTAACGCCCTAAATACACTGAACGCGAAGAACGATGCGTCTTTCCAAGAAGAGGCGCAGGTGGCAGCGAGCTATGCAACGAATGTACAAAGCCTCGCAAAGACAATGCTACAAGGCGGGACCTTCCAATCCTGGGTGCAGGGGCAGATCCAGGATAAGGTCAACTGTGCGATGGCTCAAGCACTCGCAAACGCAACGGGAATGTCTCCGGACATGGCGGCTCAGTTAGTCAGTTGGTTTGAAAAAAATCAAGCGGAGAAAAAAGCAAAAGCCAAGGCGAGAACGGAGGAGATCACATCGGGACTCGTGACAGTGGCGAGTATCGCGTTATCATTCGTGGCGGGACCTGAAATGATGGCCGTGGGACAGGCGGTTCTGCAAGCGGCGCAAGGGTATCAAAACGGAGGAATGGAAGGAGCCCTCGTAGGGGCAGCGAGTGGAGCCGCAACGGCTTATGCGAGAGAGTTTGGAGTGAACGTGGGAGTATCGTATAGCTACTCGGGAGGGTTTGGAGGAACACTCGGATTAGGATCTTCTAAACTCAACGCGGGAGTTACATTTTCCCAACACGGAAGCACTTCGTTTAACGTGGGAGGGAGCTACGGAAATGTAAGCTATAACCCGCAATCAGGCTTTAGCGGAAGTGTGAACCTTACGCCTGGAGAGAATACCGGGGTCATGGTGAATGTTGCTCAGCATAGCGGACCTAGTTTAACAGTCCAGGAATCCAATGAGGCTTCGGGAATTGGAGGTTCCGTAACAATAGATGGTAAGGGAAATACCACAGTCGCGGCAACGTATAGAAATGCCACGGTCGTCTCAGCGACGGGGAATGTACACGATCCGAGTAGTTTCGGGAATCTGAAGGGGAATGAGAATTTTAATAGTGATCTGAATCAGAACCTGCTTTCCCAACACGGAAGCACTTCGTTTAACGTGGGAGGGAGCTACGGAAATGTAAGCTATAACCCGCAATCAGGCTTTAGCGGAAGTGTGAACCTTACGCCTGGAGAGAATACCGGGGTCATGGTGAATGTTGCTCAGCATAGCGGACCTAGTTTAACAGTCCAGGAATCCAATGAGGCTTCGGGAATTGGAGGTTCCGTAACAATAGATGGTAAGGGAAATACCACAGTCGCGGCAACGTATAGAAATGCCACGGTCGTCTCAGCGACGGGGAATGTACACGATCCGAGTAGTTTCGGGAATCTGAAGGGGAATGAGAATTTTAATAGTGATCTGAATCAGAACCTTGCCATGGGTAAGGCGGACGAGAATCTAAGGGCTGGGAATGCAGAGTTAGCAGCCGGTCGTAGTAAGATCGCAGAGACCGGCAATGAAGCTCAGAGAGAAATCTTAAACAATGAGAATGCGAGTGCACAGGATCAGCATGGTGTATTGGCTACTCTTGCTAGTGCCGGTGAATTTTTAACGGATCCTAGTTCTGCGTCTACTTGGTTAGGAAGGACCGCGCAGGATGTTGTGGGGAGTTTCCTGGGTAGCACGGGACTGGGAGCGAGTGATAGCAATGGGTTTATTGATAAAGACGGAAATTATCGTCAGAGGACTTGTTTTACCGCTGAGACTCTGATCAGAACAACGGATGGTTTAAAACGAATCGATCAGATACAGGTCGGAGACTTTGTATTATCGATCAATGAAAATACCGGGAAGGTATCGTATAAGAGAGTCACTCAATTATTCGTTCATGATGTGGGTTTAATCCACAAAGTAACATACGAGAACGGATCTACCCTGAATACGACCTGGAATCACCCATTTTACTTGAGAAGTACAGGTTGGACGGAAGTGAAGGATATTCGGTTAAACGAAAGATCCGTTACGATTGCAAGTATCCGTAATTCAGAGAAAGCTAAAGTTAATTCCAACTCAGGAGTATTACTCGGAGCCTCTCTTGCTTCATTAAATAAGCAAACATCAAATCAAGAGTATTCTACTTCTTGGAAGAATGAATACAGGGGCACTCTTGGAATCACGAAAGTAGAAGAAGTTTATACCAACACTAAGGTTTATAACTTCGAGGTAGAAGACAATCACACGTATTTTGTAGGTAAAGACGGAGTCTTAGTTCATAACTATTTACCAGAGTTTGCTGATCAGATTAATCAACGAGTGACCGAAATTAAAGGTGCGATTAACGATCCAGTTGGAACTGCAAAGGCCGTCGCCGAGAATCAATTTAGCAAAGAAGGTCTTCAAAGAACGGCCGTAGACGCATTGACACTGGGACAAGGTAGAAATATAGAAAATCTTGTAAATGCTACAGGTGTCAACGGAGAAGAAGCCGCAGCGAGAGCACATGCCAACTTCGTATTTGATGGTGTGTTAGGCGTAGCAACCGAAGGAGTAGGAAAAGTTCTTTCCAGCCTGCGTGGTTTAAGTGGCGCCGCCAAGGAAGTCTCTGCGGGTAGTAAGGCAACGGGACCTGCTGCAGCGGAAGAAGGTGGAGCGCTGAGGACCATTAAGGCTACTGAAGCGAGTCGGTTTACTGGCGCTGGAGATGCAACAACTAGTCCGTGGTTGAAGGACACTAGACCTGGAGTCGCAGAACACATTGGAAGTTTTCGAGATGGCGGATCGTTCTTAGTCCCGGAAAGTGCATATAAAGGATTTATCGAAGGAAAATCGCAAATAGGTCGATCTTCAGGCCAATTTATAACTACTAAAGCCGAAATGGATAGACTGCTTTTAAATACTGGGGGCGATACAGGGAAAATTAATAAAGCATTAGGTGTTAATTGGAATGAACCTTTATACAGAATAGATGTCCATAATCCATTATTACATAATGCCAGGTTACCAATTGGAATCGAAGGCGGTGCCAATAGTAAGTTTCGTTGGGGAGGTTATACTAGCGG